In Methanothermobacter tenebrarum, the sequence TATGAAATCCTATACAACCGGTGAAATAAAGGATATGGGTGACTATTTTAATAGTAGATATAATAAATTGAAGGAAATATTCATGGGAAGAAGTGAATTCAAGGATCCGCTACCTATTTCAAGCGTTTCCCCACGTCATGATGTTGTAACCATAATTGGGATGATCCGAGAGATTAGAGACACGAAAAATAATCATAAAATAATAGAAATAGAGGATGAAACTGGACAAATAAACCTTATAGTCCACCATGAAAACCGTAAATTATTTAAAGAAGCTAACAAGCTCGTCAAGGACGAGGTTATAGGGGTCAAAGGGAGTTTGAAGGGCAGGTTCATAATACCCTCAGAGATAATCCATCCAAGCCTACCTAGGATAGAGGAAAAGCCCATGGAATTCTCCACAGTTTTCATCTCAGACACCCACATAGGAAGCTCCACATTCCTAGAAGAATCATTCAAAAAGTTCATAAAATGGTTGAACTGTGAAATTGGAACCAAAGAACATGTTAAAATAGCAGAAGATGTTAAATACCTCATCATAGCCGGTGACATCGTTGATGGTATAGGAGTATACCCAAACCAGGAAAAAGAACTCATAATAAAAGACGTGAATGAACAATATGAAGAGGCTGCAAGACTAATAGGCGAAATAAGAGATGATATAAAGATAATAATAGCCCCAGGCAACCACGACGCCTCCAGGATAGCTGAACCACAACCAGCCATACCAAAAGAGTATGCAAAACCATTATACCAGATAAAAAACATAGAATTCGTAAGCAATCCATCAATCGTGAGCTTAGACGGTGTCAAAGTACTCATATATCATGGTAGAAGCTTTGACGACATGGCA encodes:
- a CDS encoding DNA-directed DNA polymerase II small subunit, with protein sequence MSRDILLKLAEDGLLVQPEAYEKMKLLGEETILNLIENLKSQRKDGELLIITPEVIDADSSKSKADLEARRSKKFDFKVIMDTSMKSYTTGEIKDMGDYFNSRYNKLKEIFMGRSEFKDPLPISSVSPRHDVVTIIGMIREIRDTKNNHKIIEIEDETGQINLIVHHENRKLFKEANKLVKDEVIGVKGSLKGRFIIPSEIIHPSLPRIEEKPMEFSTVFISDTHIGSSTFLEESFKKFIKWLNCEIGTKEHVKIAEDVKYLIIAGDIVDGIGVYPNQEKELIIKDVNEQYEEAARLIGEIRDDIKIIIAPGNHDASRIAEPQPAIPKEYAKPLYQIKNIEFVSNPSIVSLDGVKVLIYHGRSFDDMAMTVNHLSHEKSHLIMAELLEKRHLAPIYGERTPLAYEVEDHLVIDEIPHIFHAGHVHINAYKKYKGIHLINSGTFQSQTEFQKIYNIVPTCGQVPVLHRGEIKVLEFN